One window of Pseudacidobacterium ailaaui genomic DNA carries:
- the ffh gene encoding signal recognition particle protein — protein sequence MFENLSEKLQRAFKNLRGQGTVTEENIGEALREIRVALLEADVNLNVVKDLIEHIRTKALGQEVMTALSPTEQVIKIVRDELITLLGKDTARFNFASRPPTVILMAGLQGSGKTTTSGKLAAWLKKGGHRPMLVSVDVYRPAAREQLKVVANSIKANLYEGDTTGEPAGTALVERLAKEARREAVISGCDTLIVDTAGRLHLDEELMGEMESLKKLLAPQEILFVADAMTGQDAVNSAEQFHKRLGLTGVILTKMDGDARGGAALSIRHVTGQPVKFIGVGEKPDAFEPFHPDRIVSRILGMGDIMTLIEKAEEKLDRKKSEEFARKALSGDGFSLEDFRDQLRQIRKLGSLQSIMKMLPSVGPLAGMQQMADQVDEKQFIRVEAIINSMTPKERNHHEIISGSRRKRIAAGSGTTVQEVNQLLRQYAQMRKLFKNVGKGGLLQRRAMSMLSGMRGGFR from the coding sequence ATGTTTGAAAATCTCTCAGAAAAGCTCCAGCGGGCATTTAAAAACCTTCGCGGGCAGGGCACCGTCACAGAAGAAAATATCGGTGAGGCGCTGCGCGAGATCCGCGTTGCCCTGCTGGAAGCCGACGTTAACCTCAATGTCGTCAAAGACCTGATCGAGCACATCCGAACCAAGGCCCTGGGCCAGGAGGTGATGACCGCGCTTTCGCCGACCGAGCAGGTCATTAAGATTGTCCGCGACGAGCTGATCACGCTTCTGGGCAAGGACACGGCCCGCTTCAATTTTGCTTCGCGGCCCCCCACGGTCATTCTGATGGCCGGCCTTCAGGGTTCAGGAAAAACGACCACTTCGGGCAAGCTCGCCGCTTGGCTGAAAAAAGGCGGCCACCGCCCGATGCTGGTTTCCGTGGACGTCTACCGTCCAGCTGCCAGAGAGCAGTTGAAAGTCGTCGCCAACTCCATCAAGGCCAACCTCTATGAGGGCGATACAACGGGCGAACCAGCCGGCACGGCTCTGGTTGAGCGGCTGGCAAAAGAGGCCCGGCGCGAGGCCGTCATTTCCGGCTGTGACACGCTCATCGTAGACACCGCCGGCCGTCTGCACCTGGATGAGGAGCTGATGGGCGAAATGGAATCGCTCAAGAAACTCCTTGCCCCACAGGAGATCCTTTTTGTCGCCGACGCCATGACCGGGCAGGATGCCGTCAACTCCGCCGAACAGTTCCACAAACGACTTGGCCTCACGGGCGTCATCCTTACCAAAATGGACGGCGATGCCCGCGGCGGCGCGGCGCTTTCTATCCGCCATGTGACCGGACAGCCGGTGAAGTTCATCGGCGTGGGCGAAAAGCCGGACGCATTTGAACCTTTCCATCCGGACCGTATCGTCAGCCGCATCCTGGGCATGGGCGACATCATGACGCTCATTGAAAAGGCGGAGGAAAAGCTCGACCGCAAAAAGTCAGAAGAATTTGCCCGTAAGGCACTTTCCGGCGACGGCTTTTCCCTGGAAGACTTCCGCGACCAGCTCCGCCAGATCCGCAAGCTGGGCTCATTGCAGAGCATCATGAAAATGCTGCCCTCGGTCGGCCCGCTGGCGGGGATGCAGCAGATGGCCGATCAGGTGGACGAGAAGCAGTTCATCCGCGTCGAGGCAATCATCAACTCCATGACGCCGAAAGAGCGCAATCACCATGAGATCATCTCCGGCAGTCGACGCAAGCGCATCGCAGCCGGGTCAGGGACTACCGTCCAGGAAGTGAACCAACTTCTGCGGCAGTACGCGCAGATGCGCAAACTGTTTAAGAATGTTGGCAAAGGTGGGCTGCTCCAGCGCCGCGCCATGAGCATGTTAAGCGGCATGAGGGGCGGCTTCCGCTAA
- a CDS encoding peroxiredoxin-like family protein, with protein sequence MIDLDHRLQDQLDEITANTRKLVQPERLAIAEQAVADLFASGIEQQILSVGEKAPEFALPDASGRMVHSSDLLAVAPLVVNFFRGRWCPYCVTELEAWRDLYTVVRERGALLVGISPQTVRQSDFTVSQHEIPFPLLHDSHCDVAQRFGLAYKVPPFLQNYYRSILVNLSFINGDESWLLPLPATYVLAQDGTVLFAEAHADFRVRPEPGEVLKSLPVRK encoded by the coding sequence ATGATTGATCTCGACCATCGCCTGCAGGACCAACTTGACGAAATTACCGCGAACACGCGCAAGCTGGTACAGCCCGAACGGCTGGCCATCGCCGAGCAGGCCGTGGCCGACCTCTTTGCAAGCGGCATTGAGCAGCAGATTCTTTCCGTCGGCGAGAAGGCCCCGGAGTTCGCTTTGCCCGACGCTTCCGGCCGCATGGTCCATTCCTCTGACCTGCTGGCGGTGGCACCCCTTGTGGTGAATTTTTTTCGGGGCCGCTGGTGTCCTTATTGCGTTACAGAGCTGGAGGCCTGGCGCGATCTTTATACGGTGGTGCGCGAAAGGGGAGCACTGCTGGTAGGCATCTCGCCCCAGACCGTCCGGCAAAGCGACTTCACCGTCAGCCAGCACGAAATTCCCTTTCCCCTGCTGCATGACTCTCACTGTGACGTGGCCCAGCGCTTCGGACTGGCCTATAAGGTCCCACCATTTCTCCAGAACTACTACCGGAGCATCCTGGTAAACCTTTCGTTTATCAATGGCGATGAAAGCTGGCTGCTCCCTCTACCGGCAACCTACGTCCTGGCACAGGACGGCACGGTGCTCTTCGCAGAAGCCCATGCCGATTTTCGGGTGCGCCCGGAACCTGGAGAGGTCCTGAAATCTCTGCCTGTCCGCAAGTAG